In Acidobacteriota bacterium, the following proteins share a genomic window:
- a CDS encoding GNAT family N-acetyltransferase, whose protein sequence is MSRREVSVVKILNPSDRADAVAVVEQVFQQEKQWIRRADDEIPRDLESNVRSSWFLCRVGDEPAGVIRLFYDPPLEAPPELDFKFERDIDFDRVLEGRRFADIGRFMILPKYRRRIEVALQLMKVAVAETVERGYTHFITDVFESDPHCPLDFHTRVLGFERIGTHRYGELDCSSVRIILVLDLARAYHRLARRRDRVFRQVVAGMQESFEALPVAPAL, encoded by the coding sequence ATGAGTCGTCGAGAAGTCTCGGTGGTCAAGATCCTCAACCCGTCCGATCGGGCGGACGCCGTGGCCGTGGTGGAGCAGGTCTTTCAGCAGGAGAAGCAGTGGATTCGCCGCGCCGACGACGAGATCCCGCGCGACCTCGAGAGCAATGTCCGGTCGTCGTGGTTTCTGTGCCGCGTCGGAGATGAGCCGGCGGGGGTGATCCGGTTGTTCTACGATCCGCCCCTCGAGGCGCCGCCGGAGCTCGACTTCAAGTTCGAACGCGATATCGACTTCGATCGGGTGCTCGAGGGACGACGGTTCGCCGACATCGGTCGCTTCATGATCCTTCCCAAGTACCGGCGGCGCATCGAGGTGGCTCTGCAACTGATGAAGGTAGCGGTGGCGGAGACCGTCGAGCGCGGCTATACCCACTTCATCACCGATGTCTTCGAGAGCGATCCCCACTGTCCCCTCGACTTCCATACGCGGGTGCTCGGCTTCGAGCGCATCGGTACCCATCGCTATGGCGAGCTCGACTGCAGCAGCGTGCGGATCATCCTGGTGCTCGATCTGGCGCGCGCCTACCACCGCCTGGCGCGCCGGCGTGATCGGGTCTTTCGCCAGGTGGTCGCTGGCATGCAAGAGAGCTTCGAAGCTCTGCCCGTCGCCCCGGCGTTGTAG
- a CDS encoding lysophospholipid acyltransferase family protein produces MAEKILQRGWHGWKVPLPLLEPRRRRVLARLVLSLFGRRIEVEGAERLNGVTGPAIFVFNHNNSFETLAVSAALLKLRRGRSVHFVVDWMFLQIPVLGWLLRQGDPVPVYGKRARWGLWEEYRQAHRHDSVVESCRRRLASGASVGLFPEGTRNRNPRALRRGRPGIAHLILQTANPVVPVGLEFPAARRLGRMPKVGRLQVRIGAPLDFAEERRRVAGADKPASSLTRAVVHRVMDRLADLSSKSYPFADPFRETICDPNPGRSS; encoded by the coding sequence ATGGCCGAAAAGATTCTTCAGCGCGGGTGGCACGGTTGGAAGGTGCCCCTTCCCCTTCTCGAGCCGCGGCGCCGCCGGGTGCTGGCGCGTCTGGTCTTGTCTCTCTTCGGTCGGCGCATCGAGGTCGAAGGTGCCGAGCGTCTGAACGGCGTCACCGGGCCGGCGATCTTCGTCTTCAACCACAACAACAGCTTCGAGACGTTGGCGGTGTCGGCGGCGCTGCTCAAGCTGCGTCGCGGTAGGTCGGTGCACTTCGTGGTCGATTGGATGTTCCTGCAGATTCCGGTGCTCGGCTGGCTGCTGCGGCAAGGCGATCCGGTGCCCGTCTACGGCAAGCGGGCGCGCTGGGGACTCTGGGAAGAGTACCGGCAGGCTCATCGTCACGACTCGGTGGTGGAAAGCTGTCGGCGGAGGCTGGCGTCGGGGGCATCCGTCGGACTGTTCCCTGAAGGCACCCGCAATCGCAATCCGCGGGCCCTGCGACGGGGCCGCCCCGGCATCGCCCACCTCATTCTGCAGACCGCAAACCCGGTTGTCCCGGTCGGTCTCGAGTTTCCGGCTGCCCGTCGTCTCGGCCGGATGCCCAAGGTCGGTCGCCTTCAGGTTCGGATCGGCGCTCCTCTGGACTTCGCTGAAGAGCGGCGTCGGGTTGCTGGGGCCGACAAACCGGCCAGCTCCCTGACCCGTGCCGTGGTGCATCGCGTTATGGACCGACTGGCGGACCTGAGCTCGAAAAGCTATCCCTTCGCGGATCCGTTCCGCGAAACCATCTGCGATCCCAATCCAGGGAGGTCATCATGA
- a CDS encoding sigma-70 family RNA polymerase sigma factor: MNEQSPWNEDAELVAAARAGSQEAYRQLLLRFQRPVYSLIARMVRDPVLAEDLAQETFVKAFRKLDRYDPQRKFSSWLFKVAHNTTLDHMRRRSLALVALENPSPDEADLASVLVDDSQRAPDELAQRGDLAQALESAVGALRSEYREIVVLRYQEGLAYQEIAEITGLPMGTVKTHLHRARKELMAILQGQGWGHEGIVS; the protein is encoded by the coding sequence GTGAACGAACAGAGCCCTTGGAACGAAGATGCCGAGCTGGTGGCGGCCGCCCGCGCAGGATCGCAGGAGGCCTACCGGCAGCTCCTGCTGCGTTTTCAGCGTCCGGTCTACAGCCTGATCGCTCGCATGGTGCGGGACCCGGTGTTGGCGGAAGATCTAGCGCAGGAGACCTTCGTCAAGGCATTCCGCAAGCTCGACCGATACGATCCGCAGAGAAAGTTCTCGAGTTGGCTGTTCAAGGTTGCGCACAACACCACCCTCGACCACATGCGCCGGCGGAGCCTGGCGCTGGTGGCGTTGGAGAACCCGTCACCGGACGAAGCCGATCTGGCGAGCGTTTTGGTCGACGACAGTCAGCGGGCGCCGGACGAGCTGGCGCAGCGCGGGGATCTCGCCCAGGCGTTGGAATCGGCGGTCGGGGCGTTGCGTTCGGAGTATCGCGAGATCGTCGTTTTGCGCTACCAGGAGGGGCTGGCCTATCAGGAGATCGCGGAGATCACCGGGCTTCCCATGGGGACGGTGAAAACCCATCTCCATCGGGCGCGCAAGGAGCTGATGGCGATCCTCCAAGGGCAGGGTTGGGGGCACGAGGGCATCGTCTCGTGA
- a CDS encoding chalcone isomerase family protein: MRRAFLCALIALTLALPAQAGKLAGVTLPETVQVEGETLDLNGMGLRTRLFIKVYVAGLYLAEKSSSAEQILATDGARRLDMHFLRSVGSGSICGAWNDSLAANNSNPSAELKGQFEDLCQWMEDVEKGDTMVFSYSPSNGTRIEVKGQEKGVVAGKTFADALFASWIGAEPPSADFKSSLLGK; encoded by the coding sequence ATGCGTCGTGCTTTCCTTTGCGCCCTCATCGCCCTCACCCTCGCCCTGCCGGCCCAGGCCGGCAAGCTCGCCGGCGTGACCCTGCCGGAGACCGTCCAGGTGGAAGGCGAGACCCTCGATCTGAACGGCATGGGCCTGCGCACCCGGCTGTTCATCAAGGTCTATGTCGCGGGGCTCTATCTCGCCGAGAAGAGCTCTTCGGCCGAGCAGATTTTGGCGACCGACGGCGCCCGCCGCCTCGACATGCACTTCCTGCGCAGTGTCGGCTCGGGCTCCATCTGCGGCGCCTGGAACGACAGCCTGGCGGCCAACAACAGCAACCCTTCGGCCGAGCTGAAGGGTCAGTTCGAGGACCTTTGCCAGTGGATGGAAGACGTCGAAAAGGGCGACACCATGGTGTTTTCCTACTCGCCGAGCAACGGCACCCGCATCGAGGTCAAGGGTCAGGAGAAGGGAGTGGTGGCCGGCAAGACCTTCGCCGACGCCCTGTTCGCGAGCTGGATCGGCGCCGAGCCGCCGAGCGCCGACTTCAAGAGCAGCCTACTCGGCAAGTAG